The following coding sequences lie in one Hyphobacterium sp. CCMP332 genomic window:
- a CDS encoding polysaccharide biosynthesis/export family protein, with protein sequence MRTSVLILAFCLAGCGTARTVTNAVTSPFGGDREPDYWSYSGARPEGSVAPTSWSSLEFVEWRSADPAFRLYPGDAIDVTVHTASELNRTVTVGPDGRVNLPLAGRVMVAGRTDSEAASSIADAYTSMLRNPIVEVTATSFAPQNIIVGGQVATPGMFEMPSRIGALEAIMLAGGFRDSAARGDVVILRRAPGGDGLMMRTVNLHRALRGDGQADPFPLQRYDIVFVPRSTVAEVTLFVEQYVYGILPLDQAFSFAIADAINN encoded by the coding sequence ATGCGCACTTCCGTTCTGATACTGGCCTTTTGTCTGGCAGGGTGTGGCACCGCCCGAACGGTCACAAATGCTGTCACATCGCCCTTTGGCGGCGATCGCGAGCCGGACTACTGGAGCTATTCAGGCGCGCGGCCGGAAGGTTCCGTCGCACCGACAAGCTGGAGCAGTCTTGAATTCGTCGAGTGGCGGTCGGCGGACCCGGCATTCCGCCTCTATCCGGGCGATGCGATCGATGTCACGGTCCATACGGCGAGCGAATTGAACCGGACCGTCACCGTCGGGCCGGATGGCCGGGTCAATCTGCCGCTCGCGGGTCGTGTGATGGTGGCCGGCAGAACGGATTCCGAGGCGGCAAGCTCGATTGCCGACGCCTATACGTCCATGCTGCGCAATCCGATTGTAGAAGTCACTGCCACCAGCTTCGCACCGCAAAACATTATTGTCGGGGGCCAGGTCGCGACGCCGGGCATGTTTGAAATGCCGTCGCGTATCGGAGCGCTCGAAGCCATTATGCTGGCAGGCGGCTTTCGCGACTCGGCAGCGCGTGGCGATGTCGTCATACTCAGACGCGCGCCCGGCGGCGACGGGCTGATGATGCGCACCGTGAATTTGCACCGGGCCCTTCGCGGCGACGGACAGGCCGACCCCTTCCCGCTGCAACGATATGACATTGTCTTCGTGCCGCGCTCGACCGTCGCCGAAGTCACATTGTTCGTCGAACAATATGTCTACGGTATCCTGCCGCTCGATCAGGCGTTTTCATTCGCCATTGCGGATGCGATCAACAATTAG
- a CDS encoding Wzz/FepE/Etk N-terminal domain-containing protein gives MSRMQSGTGSRPPHEPARPEDERRELDLYDLIEMVWSQRAVIIAVFLVLFIAGGAAAYLLLNKTYEARARLLVLLDDEDLTPGAAGSGDGFIIEQVMQSESEIMNSETVRRIALENIGPAAVLAEGGSEELALRAMRQSFSVVRAPSASVLIPVIESDSPERAETILNAIVDAYLEYRQVVLTGDGATGVADRRLQANAAYSAALDELDAFLTANNITDYDSDVAALRTQNAALQTTLATAQSERQASSAAAAAIAARVADMPVNIELYVESSAENLLIEKRLERESLLARYLETAPPVVAIDREIAELEEFLEGGGVAGLGQTRTGVNEVRQGLVQEQLRLESVAAAEATRARTISGQLQTVQNEISRLRGVEPEYRRLAQNVEATAAAATVLATQQAEAEARQSLSPGSADAVRIVERAFAAPEGTSLKKLGVAAAFIFAAGTAVLIGLIRGYWTQHVGPTSQRQRVARPVRTADTTEGFGPMPSRVAGVPVLARMPDRGSALGRR, from the coding sequence ATGAGTCGTATGCAATCCGGAACCGGTTCCAGGCCGCCGCATGAGCCCGCTCGTCCCGAGGACGAAAGGCGGGAGCTGGACCTTTATGACCTGATCGAAATGGTCTGGTCGCAGCGTGCCGTCATTATTGCTGTTTTCCTTGTATTGTTCATAGCAGGCGGTGCTGCTGCCTATTTGTTGTTGAACAAAACATATGAGGCCCGCGCTCGCCTGCTCGTGCTCCTGGACGATGAAGATCTGACTCCCGGTGCGGCCGGATCGGGTGACGGATTCATCATCGAGCAGGTCATGCAGTCGGAATCCGAGATCATGAATTCGGAAACCGTACGCCGCATCGCTCTGGAAAATATCGGCCCGGCTGCTGTTCTTGCAGAAGGCGGTTCGGAGGAGTTGGCCCTGCGGGCCATGCGGCAGAGTTTTTCCGTGGTGAGGGCACCGAGTGCCTCGGTTTTGATCCCGGTGATCGAAAGCGATAGCCCCGAACGGGCTGAAACCATCCTGAATGCGATCGTCGATGCCTATCTGGAATATCGCCAGGTTGTCCTGACGGGAGATGGTGCCACGGGGGTGGCTGACCGCCGCCTGCAGGCCAATGCCGCCTATTCGGCGGCACTGGATGAACTGGACGCGTTTCTGACCGCGAACAATATTACCGACTACGATTCTGATGTTGCGGCGCTGCGTACCCAGAATGCGGCGCTTCAGACCACGCTGGCGACCGCCCAGTCCGAACGTCAGGCTTCTTCTGCTGCGGCGGCTGCTATAGCGGCGCGGGTTGCAGACATGCCAGTGAATATCGAACTCTATGTCGAGAGCAGCGCAGAGAATTTGTTGATCGAGAAGCGTCTCGAACGCGAAAGCCTGCTTGCACGATATCTGGAAACCGCGCCGCCCGTCGTGGCCATTGATCGCGAAATCGCAGAGCTGGAGGAGTTTCTCGAGGGCGGCGGTGTGGCAGGTCTCGGCCAGACCCGAACCGGGGTGAACGAAGTCCGTCAGGGTCTTGTACAGGAGCAATTGCGGCTTGAATCCGTGGCGGCGGCAGAGGCGACGCGGGCCCGCACAATTTCGGGGCAACTCCAGACCGTCCAGAATGAAATTTCACGATTGCGCGGTGTGGAGCCGGAATACCGGCGTCTTGCCCAGAATGTCGAAGCCACGGCGGCGGCTGCGACCGTGCTCGCGACGCAACAGGCGGAAGCCGAGGCGCGTCAATCCCTGTCGCCGGGCAGTGCGGATGCGGTCCGAATTGTCGAGCGTGCTTTTGCCGCGCCGGAAGGAACCTCACTGAAGAAGCTGGGCGTGGCGGCGGCCTTCATTTTTGCGGCCGGTACAGCGGTTCTCATCGGATTGATCCGGGGCTACTGGACCCAGCATGTGGGGCCGACAAGTCAGCGGCAGCGTGTTGCTCGCCCGGTCAGGACGGCTGACACCACAGAGGGCTTCGGCCCGATGCCGTCCCGCGTGGCGGGGGTTCCGGTGCTGGCGCGAATGCCGGATAGAGGCAGTGCGTTGGGTCGGCGTTAA
- a CDS encoding O-antigen ligase, giving the protein MTDVSIHIRNLRSAPRMNVLRPLEFFLAGLILFLVSQGLLGPLLADTPDPEGADILRVMWLPVYALTIGWMVITPARTLEVLWRTPLILTLSILCFVSFMWSVDAGLTQRRGFALVMTTLFGLLLASRFNWRELITLFAVVFVVLGVMSAVMSLAFPGIAVHHDIHVGAWKGIWWEKNTLGAMMAFGTTAALAASVCQPRHKMIWWGLAAFQAGLVLMSTSKTALLALMLALAGIAAIHLIRRGFGFSSLILIGGGLVVFIVVLMFSIAPVAILEALGRDATLTGRTDIWLVLADQIQARPWTGYGYGAFWDGVYGPAYWVRQRTQWPVPTAHNGWLEIALGIGLPGIILMAMSLLISIVRAAGRLFRGPEVFWALIFLILVALISISESNLLQRNAITWVLFVATAARLALPRRYDDVSVR; this is encoded by the coding sequence TTGACCGACGTCAGCATCCATATCCGGAATTTGCGATCCGCGCCGCGGATGAATGTACTTCGCCCGCTGGAATTCTTTCTAGCCGGTCTGATCCTGTTTCTGGTGTCGCAGGGCTTGCTGGGCCCATTACTGGCGGATACCCCCGATCCGGAAGGGGCGGACATTCTTCGCGTGATGTGGTTGCCTGTTTACGCCCTGACGATCGGCTGGATGGTTATTACGCCTGCACGCACTCTGGAAGTGCTGTGGCGGACGCCGCTGATCCTCACACTCTCCATACTCTGTTTTGTGTCCTTCATGTGGTCGGTGGATGCGGGTCTAACGCAGCGCCGGGGCTTTGCGCTGGTCATGACAACGCTGTTCGGCCTGCTTCTGGCGTCGCGCTTTAACTGGCGGGAATTGATCACGCTTTTTGCGGTCGTTTTCGTGGTGCTTGGCGTGATGAGCGCCGTCATGTCGCTCGCTTTTCCCGGCATTGCCGTTCACCACGACATTCACGTCGGCGCGTGGAAGGGTATCTGGTGGGAGAAGAACACGCTCGGCGCCATGATGGCGTTCGGTACGACGGCGGCGCTGGCGGCATCTGTCTGCCAGCCGCGGCACAAGATGATCTGGTGGGGACTTGCGGCGTTTCAGGCGGGGCTGGTCCTGATGTCGACATCCAAGACGGCTTTGCTGGCGCTGATGCTGGCCCTGGCGGGCATTGCGGCCATTCATCTGATCCGCCGGGGATTTGGCTTTTCCTCGCTCATTCTCATAGGCGGCGGGCTTGTCGTCTTTATCGTCGTTCTGATGTTTTCGATCGCGCCCGTCGCCATTCTGGAGGCGCTTGGCCGCGACGCCACGCTGACGGGCCGAACAGATATCTGGCTGGTTCTGGCGGACCAGATCCAGGCGCGTCCCTGGACGGGATATGGCTATGGTGCCTTCTGGGACGGGGTTTATGGGCCGGCCTACTGGGTTCGTCAGCGCACGCAATGGCCCGTACCGACTGCGCATAATGGCTGGCTGGAGATTGCTCTCGGCATTGGGCTTCCGGGCATCATCCTGATGGCGATGTCGCTCCTGATTTCCATCGTCCGGGCCGCCGGGCGGCTGTTTCGCGGGCCGGAGGTGTTCTGGGCGCTGATTTTTCTGATTCTGGTCGCGCTGATCAGTATTTCAGAGAGTAATCTGTTGCAGCGAAATGCGATTACCTGGGTGTTGTTCGTGGCAACCGCTGCGCGTCTCGCCCTGCCGCGGCGCTATGACGATGTCAGTGTCCGATAG
- a CDS encoding SEL1-like repeat protein, with translation MAFTDVETAQAHDVVNTDPTGEDLCKLGLLYSTGQGGTVDYVEAHKWFNLATLMGCDAAKYYRQEISDQMDTMQISAAQRAARNWLATRH, from the coding sequence ATGGCTTTCACTGATGTGGAAACGGCGCAAGCGCACGACGTGGTCAACACGGATCCGACGGGCGAAGATCTCTGCAAGCTCGGACTTCTCTATTCAACCGGCCAGGGCGGCACGGTGGATTATGTCGAAGCCCACAAATGGTTCAATCTCGCGACCCTGATGGGCTGTGATGCTGCAAAATACTATCGTCAGGAAATCTCTGACCAGATGGACACGATGCAGATCTCGGCTGCTCAGCGTGCGGCTCGCAACTGGTTGGCCACTCGCCACTAG